In Alteromonas sp. V450, the following proteins share a genomic window:
- a CDS encoding phage tail protein, whose protein sequence is MSFKLNKPLINTALLTALITAFIPSKTFACGSDAYIGEVCTVGFNFAPRGTALTQGQLLPIAQYTALFSLLGTTYGGDGRTTFALPDTRGRSIVGVGRGPGLQDIRWGQKGGAETVVLQTFNMPAHNHGVQVQISTTNDTSGSSAILKALAARSTTTDPTGAVLSNAPRRSEQFSNAIPNVDMSADSIVLNLDVESSHNVTVNEQSVGTGQPVNIRDPYIGMYQVIVLNGIFPSRS, encoded by the coding sequence ATGTCTTTCAAGCTCAACAAACCTTTAATAAACACTGCACTGTTAACAGCGCTGATTACCGCTTTTATTCCAAGCAAAACCTTTGCATGTGGTAGCGATGCATACATTGGTGAGGTATGTACCGTAGGATTTAACTTTGCGCCGCGCGGCACTGCATTAACTCAAGGGCAACTTTTACCCATTGCGCAATATACAGCGCTTTTTTCATTACTCGGCACAACTTATGGCGGCGACGGCAGGACGACGTTTGCATTACCTGACACAAGAGGAAGGAGCATTGTAGGTGTTGGCAGAGGGCCTGGATTGCAAGACATTCGTTGGGGGCAAAAAGGCGGTGCCGAGACCGTTGTTTTGCAAACGTTTAATATGCCTGCACATAATCACGGTGTTCAAGTTCAAATTAGCACAACGAATGACACAAGTGGCAGCAGTGCAATATTAAAAGCTTTAGCCGCACGCTCAACCACTACCGATCCAACTGGTGCGGTGCTGTCTAATGCACCACGAAGAAGCGAGCAGTTTAGCAACGCCATTCCCAATGTTGATATGTCGGCTGATAGTATTGTTTTAAATCTTGACGTTGAATCTTCTCACAATGTTACTGTGAACGAGCAATCTGTTGGGACAGGACAGCCAGTTAATATCCGAGACCCGTACATTGGTATGTACCAGGTTATCGTACTAAACGGAATATTCCCATCAAGAAGTTAA
- a CDS encoding flavin reductase family protein — MAHTHFYKPSEGHGLAHDPFNAIIAPRPIGWISTQSKAGVLNLAPYSFFNALNYTPPIIGFSVVGSKKDSLINVQETGEFCWNLVSEDLVNAMNTTSKPLAPDESEFEDAGLQTVESEVVQVPRVKSSKVSMECKLTQIVQLRSASGEDVNSWFIMGEVVGVHIDKSLIENGVYNTLKSAPVTRGGGRGDYYTISQDNFFELLRPE, encoded by the coding sequence TTGGCACACACGCACTTTTATAAGCCTAGTGAAGGCCATGGTTTGGCGCACGACCCTTTTAATGCGATTATTGCACCACGCCCAATAGGTTGGATATCAACACAGTCAAAAGCTGGCGTACTCAATCTTGCGCCTTACAGTTTTTTCAACGCATTAAACTATACGCCACCTATTATTGGTTTCTCTGTAGTGGGTAGTAAAAAAGATTCGTTAATTAATGTGCAGGAAACAGGAGAGTTCTGTTGGAATCTTGTGTCGGAAGACTTGGTCAATGCTATGAATACGACCAGTAAACCTCTAGCGCCGGATGAGAGTGAGTTTGAAGATGCTGGCCTTCAAACGGTAGAAAGTGAAGTGGTACAAGTCCCGCGTGTAAAATCCAGCAAAGTGAGTATGGAGTGTAAACTTACACAAATAGTACAGCTTAGGTCAGCGTCCGGCGAAGACGTAAACAGTTGGTTTATTATGGGGGAAGTAGTAGGCGTACACATTGATAAATCACTTATCGAGAATGGCGTGTACAACACGTTGAAGAGCGCACCTGTTACTCGTGGTGGAGGGCGTGGCGATTACTACACGATATCTCAAGATAATTTTTTCGAACTACTAAGGCCTGAATAG
- a CDS encoding cupin domain-containing protein, producing MLNMNFDERLSIHTQTLDWQASPSSTVWRKPLEREAKESGHTTSVVKYEAGASFKQHRHPYGEEIFVLEGVFSDEHGDYPAGTYLRNPPGSKHSPFSKEGCVILVKLNQFDKHDLSEVRVNTKTAQWLQGQGGLQVMPLHNFEHEHVALVKWPVGEVFKPHKHFGGEEIFVLSGTFKDEHGEYPKGTWIRSPHMSQHHPYVDEETVIWVKTGHLPVAL from the coding sequence ATGTTGAATATGAATTTTGATGAGCGCTTATCTATTCATACGCAAACCCTTGACTGGCAAGCCTCGCCATCATCAACGGTATGGCGTAAGCCATTAGAGCGTGAAGCAAAGGAGTCAGGCCATACAACCAGCGTAGTGAAGTATGAGGCGGGGGCAAGCTTCAAACAGCATAGGCATCCATACGGTGAAGAAATATTCGTCCTTGAGGGGGTATTTTCCGACGAGCACGGCGACTATCCGGCGGGTACTTATTTACGCAACCCACCAGGCAGCAAGCACAGCCCATTTAGTAAAGAAGGCTGCGTGATCCTAGTTAAGTTAAACCAGTTTGATAAGCATGACTTAAGTGAAGTGCGTGTAAACACCAAAACAGCACAATGGCTTCAAGGTCAGGGCGGTTTACAAGTAATGCCGTTACACAACTTTGAACATGAACATGTCGCGTTGGTCAAATGGCCTGTTGGTGAAGTATTTAAGCCTCACAAACATTTTGGTGGTGAAGAGATTTTCGTACTCTCTGGGACATTTAAAGATGAACATGGTGAATATCCGAAAGGTACATGGATAAGAAGCCCGCACATGAGCCAACATCATCCTTATGTCGATGAAGAAACTGTTATTTGGGTGAAAACAGGGCACCTACCGGTGGCGCTTTAG
- a CDS encoding sodium:alanine symporter family protein codes for MINEFVSLVNNILWGDGQVLIIMLLACGIWFTVRLGGVQLRHFGHMFTLLKGSNKSTKDGISSFQALCTSLSARVGTGNLAGVAVAISLGGSGAIFWMWMIALLGMATGFAESVLGQLYKVRDENGEFRGGPAYYIKQGLNKTWLAVAFSLCLFFGYGFVFSAVQANTITDALNNAYAFPSEYVGLAIIALAALIVVGGLRGIARFAEFVVPFMGIGYVLVALAITFINISELPAMLLDIIKSAFGLQEAGAGALGAAIKNGIQRGLYSNEAGSGSVPHAAASAVPNPNHPVSQGYIQMLGVFLDTLVLCTSTAFIILLAGGSSSEQMEGIRLTQDAMSSHLGEGGTDFVAAAISLFAFTSVVANYAYGESNLHMFKLDNKVGRAVYTVGYLGMIYWGAQAALPQVWAMADMALGLMTVINIIAIVWMTPTIVSISKDYFKKKDSGQSVEYKAGDCEIQGKSEDGVWD; via the coding sequence GTGATAAACGAATTCGTTTCATTAGTTAACAACATTCTGTGGGGAGATGGCCAGGTACTTATCATTATGCTACTTGCATGCGGTATTTGGTTTACCGTTAGACTTGGCGGCGTTCAGCTAAGACACTTTGGCCACATGTTTACGCTACTTAAAGGTAGCAACAAATCAACCAAAGACGGCATTAGCTCATTCCAAGCTTTGTGTACTAGCCTTTCTGCACGCGTAGGTACAGGCAATTTGGCCGGTGTGGCAGTGGCGATATCGCTAGGTGGCTCTGGTGCTATTTTTTGGATGTGGATGATAGCACTTTTAGGTATGGCTACAGGCTTTGCAGAAAGTGTATTAGGTCAGCTATACAAAGTGCGTGACGAAAACGGTGAGTTTCGTGGCGGCCCCGCTTATTACATTAAACAGGGCCTTAATAAAACATGGCTTGCTGTGGCATTTTCCTTGTGTTTATTCTTTGGGTATGGCTTTGTATTTAGCGCAGTTCAAGCGAACACAATTACCGATGCGTTAAATAATGCTTACGCTTTTCCAAGTGAATATGTAGGCCTAGCCATCATAGCATTAGCAGCGTTAATAGTTGTGGGCGGGCTTAGAGGCATTGCTCGATTTGCTGAGTTTGTGGTGCCGTTTATGGGCATAGGTTACGTGCTTGTGGCATTGGCTATCACGTTTATAAATATTTCAGAGCTTCCCGCCATGCTGCTAGACATTATAAAATCAGCATTTGGGCTACAGGAAGCCGGAGCAGGCGCATTAGGTGCGGCCATTAAAAACGGCATACAACGCGGCCTGTATTCTAACGAAGCTGGCAGCGGTTCAGTTCCACATGCAGCAGCGAGTGCAGTACCAAATCCTAACCACCCCGTATCACAAGGCTATATTCAGATGCTAGGCGTATTTTTAGATACGTTAGTGCTGTGTACGTCTACTGCGTTTATTATTTTACTTGCTGGTGGTTCTAGCTCGGAGCAAATGGAAGGGATCCGTTTAACACAAGATGCAATGAGCAGTCACTTAGGCGAAGGCGGCACTGACTTCGTGGCAGCAGCAATTAGCCTGTTTGCGTTCACGTCTGTGGTTGCCAACTACGCATATGGCGAAAGTAACCTACATATGTTTAAGCTAGATAATAAAGTCGGCCGTGCCGTTTACACCGTCGGTTATCTTGGCATGATTTACTGGGGAGCTCAGGCAGCCCTTCCTCAGGTTTGGGCAATGGCCGATATGGCTTTAGGTTTAATGACGGTAATCAATATCATCGCTATTGTATGGATGACACCTACCATCGTGTCTATAAGTAAAGATTACTTTAAGAAAAAAGACAGTGGCCAAAGTGTCGAGTACAAAGCAGGCGACTGTGAAATACAAGGCAAATCTGAAGACGGTGTGTGGGATTAA
- a CDS encoding choice-of-anchor E domain-containing protein, with protein sequence MFKKSLKLSAMILTLAFAANANAALISTPTQSAFNDVNNDNVLTSADYLNPNFDYTLSVDKFDERLGSLVSVNISLNGFMEGTLGFENKSQNATSRVRGSVSSFLELFTIGGISLVNVLPEFETGLISLDVFDGANDFNGTSGATVETAPNPITATESVTLTDSSLLSLFVGAGQIDLNVFALSGGGTSNFGGDIDTSNSVRSAASIDINYVYDNTPVNVNTPATLALFGLSLAFAGFRARSKKS encoded by the coding sequence ATGTTTAAAAAATCGCTAAAGCTGTCAGCGATGATACTTACGCTAGCGTTTGCAGCTAACGCTAATGCAGCGCTTATAAGCACTCCAACACAATCTGCATTCAATGATGTTAATAACGACAATGTTCTTACCAGTGCAGATTACCTTAACCCTAACTTCGACTATACGCTGTCTGTTGACAAGTTCGATGAGCGCCTAGGAAGTCTTGTCAGTGTTAATATTTCACTAAACGGATTTATGGAAGGCACGTTGGGTTTTGAAAACAAAAGCCAAAATGCAACATCAAGAGTAAGAGGTTCTGTGTCTTCGTTTTTAGAGCTTTTCACCATTGGTGGTATAAGCTTAGTTAACGTTCTGCCAGAATTTGAAACGGGCTTAATTTCACTTGACGTATTCGATGGCGCGAATGACTTTAATGGCACCTCTGGCGCAACAGTAGAAACCGCACCAAACCCAATTACAGCAACAGAGTCTGTTACGCTAACAGACAGCAGCTTACTAAGTTTATTTGTTGGTGCAGGCCAAATTGACCTGAACGTGTTTGCCCTTTCGGGTGGCGGCACAAGTAACTTTGGCGGTGATATCGATACGTCGAACTCTGTTCGTTCTGCTGCGTCAATCGATATCAACTACGTTTATGACAACACCCCTGTCAATGTAAACACCCCCGCAACTCTTGCACTTTTTGGGTTGTCGCTAGCTTTTGCAGGTTTTAGAGCCCGTTCAAAGAAAAGCTAA
- a CDS encoding peptidylprolyl isomerase — protein sequence MTLNQFTLSHPFTFTLGKSQRARRLSLLRTSIKTLCFLSLANFAFASELQANPVNSQINNDAIEKEPVMASNTARWHQVPQGNTVTFKTAYGDVIIALHPTLAPKHVARFKSLIDAGFYNEQAFYRVVDGFVAQAGSNDSHDASQFPPALLKPINAEFTQPLNSNVNVVENKDMFAPNTGFLDGFPVGIDQSRKEMWGLHCPGVVAFARNSEKDTASTEFYIVIGQAPRHLDRNMSVVGRVVEGMDVLQKLPRGNMDRGGVLDDITQESKIKQAFVHANNATPYFLQTPHHEEYKKRANTGRNLDNPFFHDNTYGPRPIDVCYYQTKTSTKAW from the coding sequence ATGACTTTAAATCAGTTTACCTTGTCGCACCCTTTTACTTTTACGTTGGGCAAATCACAGCGAGCCAGACGACTTTCACTATTAAGAACCTCAATTAAAACGTTGTGCTTTTTAAGCCTTGCCAATTTTGCTTTTGCCAGTGAACTTCAAGCTAACCCAGTGAATTCGCAAATCAATAATGATGCTATTGAAAAAGAGCCAGTAATGGCGAGTAATACCGCTAGGTGGCATCAAGTACCTCAGGGTAATACAGTGACGTTTAAGACAGCGTATGGTGATGTGATTATTGCGCTCCACCCTACCCTTGCGCCGAAACATGTGGCCAGGTTTAAAAGTTTAATAGACGCAGGCTTTTATAACGAACAAGCGTTTTATCGTGTGGTAGACGGATTTGTGGCACAGGCAGGCAGCAACGATAGTCACGACGCCTCACAATTTCCTCCGGCACTGCTTAAGCCAATTAACGCCGAATTTACCCAACCACTTAACAGCAATGTGAACGTAGTTGAGAACAAGGACATGTTTGCGCCTAACACCGGCTTTTTAGATGGCTTTCCAGTAGGCATTGATCAAAGCCGTAAAGAAATGTGGGGGCTTCACTGCCCAGGCGTTGTGGCTTTTGCTCGCAATAGCGAGAAAGATACGGCCAGTACGGAGTTTTATATTGTGATTGGGCAAGCGCCACGTCACTTAGACAGAAATATGTCGGTCGTTGGTCGTGTAGTCGAAGGCATGGATGTACTTCAAAAATTGCCGCGAGGAAATATGGACAGAGGTGGTGTGTTAGATGATATAACGCAAGAAAGCAAAATTAAGCAGGCTTTTGTGCATGCAAACAACGCTACACCTTATTTTCTGCAAACACCGCATCATGAAGAATATAAAAAACGGGCAAACACAGGAAGAAACTTAGATAACCCGTTTTTTCATGACAATACGTATGGTCCGCGCCCTATTGACGTATGTTATTACCAAACAAAAACCAGTACCAAAGCGTGGTAA
- the ychF gene encoding redox-regulated ATPase YchF, with amino-acid sequence MGFKCGIVGLPNVGKSTLFNALTKAGIEAANFPFCTIEPNTGVVPVPDLRLDKLAEIVNPQRVIPTTMEFVDIAGLVEGASKGEGLGNKFLANIRETDAIGHVVRCFDDENIVHVAGRVSPKDDIDVINTELALADLETTEKALHRVAKRAKGGDADAKYEMKVLEKIKPHLDEGLLLRSLELSKEELAAISYMNMLTLKPTMYVANVNEDGFENNPYLDQVREIAAGENATVVAVCAAIEADIAELEDDEREEFMQDMGLEEPGLNRVIRAGYSLLTLQTYFTAGVKEVRAWTFPEGSTAPQAAGKIHTDFEKGFIRAEIVSYDHYVEFNGEQGAKDAGKWRLEGKDYIVKDGDVIHFRFNV; translated from the coding sequence ATGGGTTTCAAATGCGGTATTGTTGGCCTACCAAACGTAGGTAAATCAACACTTTTTAATGCATTAACTAAAGCAGGTATTGAAGCGGCGAACTTCCCCTTCTGTACTATCGAGCCAAACACTGGTGTTGTACCTGTACCAGATCTTCGTTTGGACAAGCTAGCTGAGATTGTTAACCCTCAGCGTGTAATTCCAACGACGATGGAATTTGTAGATATAGCAGGTTTGGTTGAGGGCGCATCAAAAGGTGAAGGCCTTGGCAACAAATTCTTAGCAAATATCCGTGAAACTGACGCCATCGGTCACGTTGTTCGCTGCTTCGACGACGAAAACATTGTGCATGTTGCCGGTCGCGTTAGCCCTAAAGATGACATTGATGTTATTAACACTGAGCTTGCACTTGCAGACCTTGAAACCACTGAAAAAGCCCTTCATCGCGTAGCGAAACGTGCTAAAGGTGGTGACGCCGATGCCAAGTACGAAATGAAAGTACTTGAAAAAATTAAACCGCATTTAGATGAAGGTTTACTACTTCGTTCACTTGAGCTTTCAAAAGAAGAGCTTGCTGCCATTAGCTACATGAACATGCTTACGCTTAAGCCGACCATGTATGTAGCGAATGTTAACGAAGACGGTTTTGAAAATAACCCATATCTAGATCAAGTACGTGAAATTGCAGCTGGCGAAAATGCAACCGTGGTTGCAGTATGTGCCGCTATTGAAGCTGACATTGCCGAGCTTGAAGATGACGAACGCGAAGAATTCATGCAAGACATGGGCTTAGAAGAGCCGGGGCTTAACCGTGTTATCCGCGCTGGCTACAGCCTACTTACACTGCAAACTTACTTTACCGCAGGTGTAAAAGAAGTACGTGCATGGACGTTCCCTGAAGGTTCAACTGCTCCCCAAGCGGCAGGTAAAATTCATACCGACTTTGAAAAAGGCTTTATTCGCGCTGAAATCGTAAGCTACGACCACTACGTTGAGTTTAATGGCGAACAAGGTGCAAAAGATGCAGGTAAATGGCGTTTAGAAGGTAAAGACTACATTGTTAAAGACGGTGACGTTATTCACTTCCGTTTTAACGTGTAA
- the pth gene encoding aminoacyl-tRNA hydrolase — protein sequence MADIRLIVGLGNPGPEYDNTRHNAGEWFLNQLADTYNAPLKPETKFFGKTARITIAGKDIRLLYPTTFMNKSGQAVAALANFYRIEPEQILVAFDELDLPPGVAKYKVGGSSSQNGVRDIVAKMGNNKNFLRLRIGIGHPGHKSRVTGHVLGKPPADEKAAIESAIDEAVRCTEILLKEDLKQAQNRLHSHKA from the coding sequence TTGGCTGATATCCGCCTTATCGTGGGTCTGGGTAATCCAGGCCCCGAATATGACAATACCCGACACAATGCCGGTGAATGGTTCCTAAACCAACTTGCCGACACCTATAACGCCCCGCTAAAACCAGAAACCAAATTCTTCGGTAAAACTGCTCGCATCACGATTGCAGGCAAAGATATCCGTTTGCTCTACCCCACTACATTTATGAATAAAAGTGGACAGGCCGTAGCAGCACTGGCTAACTTTTACCGCATAGAACCAGAACAAATATTAGTAGCGTTTGACGAGTTAGATTTACCCCCTGGTGTAGCAAAATACAAAGTAGGCGGCAGCTCTAGTCAAAATGGCGTGCGTGATATTGTGGCGAAAATGGGTAACAATAAGAATTTTTTGCGTTTGCGTATAGGCATAGGTCACCCAGGGCATAAAAGCCGTGTTACTGGCCACGTGCTTGGTAAGCCACCAGCAGATGAAAAAGCAGCTATTGAAAGCGCCATCGATGAGGCGGTTCGCTGTACAGAAATTCTGCTAAAAGAAGACTTAAAGCAAGCGCAAAACAGGTTACACTCGCATAAAGCGTAA